The genomic window CACCTGAACACCCTGAAAAACACCAAACAACAACAGCACAACAACTACAAAAGCAAAAACACCACGCTCCAACCACTTAGACAACAAACCCACAACAAAACAAACAGAAACAAAAAAGTAAAAAACCTCAGCAAAACCCCTCCCGAAACCCAAAAAACTAGTCCAAAAACAGCCTCAACAACCAAAAACAAAACATAACACCCAAAAAAACACTTCTCCCACCACAAACATCAAATTTACTTAAAACCCGATAGCCAATACAATAAACAGTGATTACTATCAGATCACCTCTGAAAAAAACACTTCTACTACTCACACTAACAACCCTAACAATCAGCCTAGGAACAGCACTTCAGTGGGACCAACCCGATGAAAACGCCCACATAAACGATGAATTTGAACTAACAGTAACTGGCAATGATGGGCTAGATGACGTAGAGTTGTATTATGATGAAGGCGACGGCTGGGAGTCAGCAGACTCTATGAGTGAGTCTTCCACGAAAGGAACATATACTAAGACCGGCGTTGATTCTGATATAGGAAGCTATGAAGGTTTAGAGCTTAAGGCTAATACCTCAGGAGAAGATTCCACAGACGATAGAACAGTTACTTTAGATGTTGGAGAGCCCCAAGTTGAGTACAATGGAGACGGCGAGTTTGTCCAAAAGGATCCTACAGTCACTTTCGAGGTTTCTGATGAGTACAGTGAAGTAACTGGAGCTGAGATCAGCGTTGATTCTAACGACGGGGATGTCTCTGTCGATGGAGATGATGAAAAAGACCCTAACTGCGACGTAGACGATACTTGTGATGTTGAATTTGATATTGATACTGAAGACTTAGAAGAAGGAGATGAGATTGAAGTAACTGTAACTGCTGATGATGAAGCAGGTAATATAGAGAAGCAGGATGAGACTTTCACTCTTGATTCTGAATGGGATGGTGATTCTAGTGCTAGTGTTGAGTGGGTTGAGTCTGAGAGTAGTGTTTTGACTGGTTTTGAGGATGAGGATCAGGATTTGGATATTTCTTTCCAGCCGGATACTGTTTCCGACACTACTGTTATTTGCGAGGTTGATGGTGATGAGGTAGACAATGCAAATATCGATGCTTCTGATGAGGATGAGACTGCTAGTTGTGAGTTTGATAGTGATGATTATGCTGGCAGTAGTTTTGAGTTGACTGTTGAGGCTGAGGATGAGGCTGGTAACAGTGAGACGTTGGTTGATGAGAAGCGTATGGTTTGGGATACTGATGCTCCTAGTGTGGATCGTTTGGAGCAGCCTCAAGGTGTTTCTACTTTTAACAGTGGTTTTGATTTGAGTGTTTTGGTTAATGATGATGCTTCGGGTATTGAGTCCTTGGAGTATTACTTTGATGCTGGTACCGAGTTAGGTGAGGGCAGCCAGGTTGATCTGGAGGATTCCGAGTCTACTGTTATTGATCATGATTTCAAGGTGGAGCCCGGTGACTTGAGCAGAGGGAGTCATACGGTTTATGTCCGTGCTGAAGACGGTACCGGATTAACCGATGTCTCAAGCTTTGATTTCGAGTATTATCCTAACAGGAATCCGGAGATTAACCTGGGTGCTCCTGACCGTTTTGAAGTGACTTCAGGGGAGTCGAAGACCTTTGATTTAAGTATTGAAAACGGCGCTCCTTTCTTCTTGAACAGCGTTGAAGTTACTTCCAGCAGTGCTGCCTGGGACGGGACTAGAACAGTTACAGGGCTTGAGGAAGGTGACAGCGTTAAGAGAAGTATTACTGTCGATGCTTCCAGCCTTGACGTCGGTGTTTACGATTTGAAGATTCAGACTGCTAACTATGATGCCTCAAAAACTGTTGAAGTTGTTGTAAGGGCGACCGAGGATCAGAAGCAGAGTATCGAGTCAAGTCTTCAGGACTGGAAGAGCAAGAGAGATGTTTTGAACGAGAATATTTCCAAAATTGGAAATCTTGAAGCCAGCGATGAGGATATCAGTCAGTTTACTGAGACGGTTTCAAAGGCTGAGAAGGCTGCTGAGAAAGGTAATTACTACGAGGTAAAGTCTCATCTCTCAAGTATTGATTCAAGCTTTGAGCAGGCGTCTCAAACTTTCTCCGAGAAAAAGGATACGTTCCAGAAGAAGCAGAGGAATCAGATGTACTTGATCGGATTCTTCTTACTGGTTTTGATAGGTGGCGGTGGAGTCGCAGCCTATCTTTACAGCGGTGAGGAAGATGTTTCCGAGCTGATTCCGGAGGATTGGGACGTAGAGCTACCTGAAGAGATGCCTGAGATCGGTGTAAGAGAGAAGGTTGAGGAGCTTGTAGGCGAGGCTGAGGAAGAAGTTGAGGAAGAGACAGGTTACAGCTTCAAGTAAGGAGCTAGATTATTCTCTCGGCTTCTCCAAATTCTTCTTTCATTATTCCTTTGTCTCTTACTGTGGTGATTATGTTTCTTAGTTCTTCTACATAGCTTTCATCTTTCGCTACTTTGTCTGCGATATCGTTGAGCAGTATACCGGTTTGCGGGTCTTCTTTCAGGTCCTCTACTATCCTCTGATTGGCTCTCTTCTGGTTCAGGTATTGGGAGACCGCCGGCTGAGTAACTTCCAGTTGATCCGCTATCTCGTACTGGTTTAGGCCGTATTCGTCCTGGAGTCTTGAAGCTACTACGCTTCTGACCGCAGGAAGTAATTCTTCAGTTACTACTTCAGATTCGAATTTCACAGTAAATGATAACGCCGTGATATTGTTAAATCAAACCATGGTGAAAGAAGAATAAGTTGAGAGAAAAACAGAGGAGAAAGAAAATGTTAGTGGTCTGCCTGGTTGACTTCCCGTGATAGTTTTTCTATATCTGCGCTGAGTGCTTCTAGTTTGCGGCTGACTCGTTCTTTTTCTTTGATGATGTTTTCCACTTTTTCGTATTTCCTTGCTGCTGTGTCGAGATGGTGTTTTTCGACATATGCTGCGTCGGTTTCCATCATGTTGTCGATGATTTCCTGTGCGATCTCTCCTAGAAGAAGGTTGAGACCGTAGTATACGTTTGATCGGACGTACTGTCCTTCTCCGGCTTTGTCTCTGATCATTCTTTTGATTCTAGCATGTGTGAACGGAAGGTCTTCTACTTCAGTATCGTTTGGGACTTCTACCATGTTATCACAGGCAAAAATTCGGGTTAGAAGCTTTTAATGCTTTGCAGAACCCGGGAAATGTTGAGTTAGTTTACCGATAGATATAAACCCGCTGGTAAGTGAAAATTGGTTATGGTTGATTGGCAGGCCGTGAATCTGGGATTGGATATCATCGTGAAAATAGTTTTTCTAGCAGTTTTCGTGGCTTCTCTGTACATGCTTAAGAGGATGGATGACCTGGTTCAGAAGGCTGAAGAGTCTGCCGAGTCTATCGAGGATACCGCTGAGAATATTGGTAGGATGATTGAGTTTGCCCGTAAGCTTCCTTTCACAGGTAAAAAAGGTGATGAGAGTTGAACGAGTTTGTTGAGGCGGCTAAAGATTCTTCCAGTTCTGAGGATTCTGAGGATCGTTATAACAAGGTGAAGAAGGAAGAGGCCGGGACCGAGGATACTGATCCTGCGAAGCAGCGTTATAACGAGATTAAGGAGAAGGCTAAGAGAGAGTATAAGAAGCAGGAGGAAAGGCGTAAGGAGCGGCAGGAAAAGAAGGAGCAAGAAGAGGAGGAAACTGAGGAAGATCCTGGTTTCGTAACCTATTAAAACCGGTTTTTACTTAATCTTTGTACATGGAGCTTGACAAAATACCTGATATTGCTAAATATTTGTCCGCAGTTTTTCTTTTTGCCTGGATTGGTCGGAGCACAGTCTGGAACTTTCTGCCCGTGTTCTTCGAGAATAATGTTGAGTCTGTTTTTCTTGTAGGTATTTTGACCTCCATAGGTTCGGCAATACCTATACTTTTGGATATCCCGGTCGGCAACCTGGTTCAGAGAGCAGGTGAGAAAATAGTTATCTTAATCGGTTTGTTAACAGCCATTTTTCCCCCAATCTTCTACTACACTGCTTTTACACCTTTGCTTTTTGCTGGAAAACTGGTCGAAGGAGCTGCAAAGTCCTTGATCTGGAATGGAAGCTGGAGCTTGACTTTGAAGAGTTCAAGCGAGGAGAACAGCTCTGAATCAATTTCCGTATTTCTTTTAGGGATTAACATGGCGATAGTTATCGGTCCTGTGATTGGCGGGTTCCTGATACAGGGATACGGATTCGGGATTCCAATGGCTTTGTGGGTTCTCTCATCCTCATTAGCGGTTTTAGTTTACTACTTCTATATCGGGGCGGAGACTGAGAAAGGTTTGAAAAGCTCTACCGAGGATTTGCTGCACCGCAACACATACCTCAACGACTTCCATCACTTGAAGGAGAACTGGGTTAATTTGAGGCAGGAACTTTCACTCATATTTCTTTACTCCATTATCTTCTCGTTTTACTGGCTTGCTGTTCCGCTTTTACTAGATCAGATGAACGCTGATTTCACTACAATGGGTTTAATCTTTGGATTTGCAGCCCTGTCTAAAATATTCCAGTTTATCTTCGGCGACATAGCAGACAAGATCGGAAAACACCGTACAGTACGACTGTTGACAGTTTTACTGATACCTACTCTCTTCGCCATGTCACTGGTAGAAAGCCTGGTTTTGACCGGTGCATTGTTCTTCTTAGCCCGGGTATTCACATCAGGAATGTCTCCCGCCATCCACGGAATCTTCGATGAGGAAGTACCTAACGAGATAGAAGGAGAGATGACAGGTTTCAACGAACTAGCCAAACACATCGGGCAGACCATCGGACCGTTCTTCGCAGGAACAGTAGCATCAATCTGGAGCCTGAACGGTTCTTTCATCGCTGCATCCGGTGTAGCAGGGCTGATACTGCTTGCTTCCCTAATTGATTTTTGAGATCTCTGGAAACTCGAAGTTTCCGGCCTCTCTGGAGACTGCTGTCGCCTTCAAACCATCTACGCCGTATTCTCTTAGAACCGGGCATAGGAATTCGCTGCGAGGCATATTGTTGACTTCAGAACCATTAGAGATCTTTGAGTAAGCTGGCAAGACAATGAGGCTCAAATCCTCTTCGAGTTCTCCGTACAGAACACAGGATACTTTCTCCTTCACTCCTACGTCATCAGTTAATGCTAGTGCAGGGTGTTCATGACCCATGACGACCGTATCATACTCCTCATCAAAATTTCCGAGCTTCATGTGTCCGTGTGTAAACAGGATATCGTTTTCGACAAAGTAGTCTTTTAGTTCCAAGCCGTGTTTTTCAGCTGTGTTATCGAGTATCGTATCATGATTTCCTTTGATCAGGATGACTTCTTCGAAAGTTTCTTGCAGGAATTCTAGGAATTCATCGAGTTCCTGTTTTTCTGTGTAACTGGTTGAGTACTGGTTTTTCAGGTCGCCGTTGACAAGTATCCGTGACGCCTGTGTCTCGTCCTGAAGTTCCTGGATCTCTTCCTTGATGTCATCGAGTTGGAATTTAGGCACATAACTTCCTTTCGAGGTCATACTTCCTTCCAAGCCTAGGTGTAGGTCAGCTATAACCAGTAAGTCCATCTCTTCATGGAAAATCGCTGGCTTGCCTTCTACCGTTTTGAATCCCTGGAACTTCATCTCAAAACATTGTTCTGCCTAAAATGTTTTCTACCTGTTCAACCTTTGCCATACATTGAAGAATGATTCGAAGAATTCGTCCTCTGTGTTGACCTGTACAAAATCTGCTTTGTTCTCAGCTGCTTTCTCCTGTATCTCACCGATGTGATTCTGAAGCTTGCTCTGATACTTTGACTTTACTTTCCCTGTCAAGTATGTCCTAAGAGTTGAGCTTGACTCAGGATCTTCTAGAATTTTGTCGCCCTTCATGTCCGGATCCATTTCCTCCCCGGAAAGTGTTTGAACTAGGACAACCTCTGAGCCAGCCAAACTCTGCAATGCATCCTCAATTTTCTCGATGTCGACCAGGAAATCGGAAAGAATCACTACGATAGACTTGTTTTTGATTCTTGAGCTGTACTGTGTCAAGCATTCTCCTACCTGGCTTTCCGGAGTTTTACGCAGAGAGTTCATTGTATCTACCAGCTGACCGAGATTGGCGTTCCTGCGGGCGGCAGTCAAGTCAGTAAGTGTCTCTGAGAACACAGAGTACCTGAACCGGTCATTAGTTTTGTTAGCCATGTAAGCCAGACCTAACCCGATTTTAGCGGCGTACTCATACTTGTTTACACTGCCGTAGTCCATGGAACTGCTTCTATCCACCACTATATGAAGAGTAACATTTTTCTCCTCCTGAAACCTCTTGACAAAAAGTTCCTTGGTCCTGGCATACGCTTTCCAATCTATTTTCCGAATATCATCGCCAGGAACATATTTTTTGTGGTCTTTGAAGATCATTCCCTGACCGGAAAAATCTGATTTCTGCTCCCCTTGATTCACTTCGACAGAATTCTTATCCAGAGCACGCTGAAACCTGTCCAGCTCATCCAGGAAGTCTATCTCTATCACTCAGATTTCACCTTTTGAAGGCTGATAGGGAAAACTTGTCTTCGTCATTGTTGTTCGATTATTTGATCTATAATTTTGTCCTCATTCATCCCCTGCTTCTCTGCCTGGAAACTTAATCCAATCCTGTGGCGTAGGACTGGTTTAGCTACTTCCTTAATATCTTTCTCTGAGACATGATTTCTTCCTTCGATCAATGCACGAGCCTTCGATGCCAGTACGATGTTCATCGAGGCTCTTGGAGAAGCACCATAATCCAGTTCCTCCTTTTCACGAGTGGCAGAGGCGATGTTTACGGCTTTTTCCCTGAGATCATTCGCTATAGGAACTTTTCTAGTGAACTCTTGCAAACGGATCAGAGAAGAGCGACTGATAACATTCTCAAGCTCTGGCTCAAAGTCCAGCTCAGAGGTAAACCGGTCTACGATTTTGTTCTCTTCCTCGAGGCTTGGATAATCTAGTTCAACCTTCATCATGAAACGGTCTCTCTGTGCTTCCGGCAATGGATATGTTCCTTCCTGTTCAATCGGGTTCTGCGTAGCCATAAGGAAGAACGGGTCATCCAGGCTGTAAGAATTGTTGCCTACAGTTACCTGCTTCTCCTGCATCGCCTCAAGTAATGCGGACTGCGTTTTAGGAGTAGCACGGTTAATCTCATCCGCTAAAATCATGTTAGCGAAAATAGGTCCTTTTTGGAATACGAAGTCAGTTGTATCTGCCGATTCATCGACTATATGCGTACCTGTGATATCGGACGGCATCAGATCCGGCGTATTCTGTATACGGGAGAACTCCAGACCTAAAACTTTTGATATAGTGCTTATCATCTTTGTCTTACCCATTCCCGGGTTTGACTCGAGAAGTATGTTCCCATCGCAAAGTATGGATATCAGGACCTGCTCTATAACATCTTCCTGACCGACCATTACCTTTCCTACTTCTTCCTTGACCTGCGCAAGGCGTTCATTCGCTTTATCGTACTTGCCGGATTCATCCATACTGCTTACTTTCATAGAAAATTACTAGACCACGATAGAATTTAAATTCTATACTACAACGCTGCAACTAAACTTTAACCCGAGTCCCTGATAGCCAGGCTATACCTTCTCGCCAACTCAACATCCTCCGGCATACTAGGATCAGAAGACCGGAAAACAAAATCCTCAGAAGCCCCGGAACCACCAGAACCGTCAGAACCTCCACTAGCATCGCCAGTAACATTTATCTCAAGATCAGTAGCAGAGCCCTGAATATCCTTAGCCTCACCATAAATCTCAGACCCATTCTTCAACTGCTCAGGCTCAGGATTAAGTATATCCTCAGGCTGCAACTGAGAGAAAACCTCCCTACTCTCCTGCACAGGCTGAAAATCAGTTAAACCAGACAAAGCAGTCAAAAAACTCAAAACACCTATCAAAACAATCTTCTTAATAATCTCGGCCCCCGGAATAATACTCTCAGAAGTAACACTCCTCGCCCTCTGCATCAAATCATCAAACATCGCCTGAGAAACAACATTCTGACTATCCAAATTATCCCGCGCAGTCCTCAAAATCTCACGGAGCTGAGGATTCTCCTCCTCATAAATCTCCAACCTATACTTCCGAGAACGATAAACCCAATCAGCCAAGAGAAAGATGAAAGCTGAGGCTGCTAAGATCCGGTAATGTAGAAAATCACTGACAAGAGTAATATTCAAAATAAACAGGACAAGGTTTACAGCTAGAAAGGCTGTTAACGAGTCCAGGAAAGCCTGGATAAGATTGACCTTGATAAATTCTCTTCGAAGCCGCTTAAGCAGTTTCTCAACCCTCATTGCTTGTTCCTACCTCATGACCCCATCGATTACAGTTATGCTCTGCTCCAGAACCTCCAGAGCTCTCCGCACATACAACACTCATAGAAGAGTTAATATCATTTAGAGTATCCTCTAAATCCCTGCTTTCCCGAGCATTCTCAACCTCACTCTCCAACTCAGAAATCCTATCATTTTTCTCATCAACAGTATCACTCAAGTTCTGTTTCTCAGCCCTCAACTCACCTAAATCTCCCTCATACTCACGAAGCTTAACAGACATGTTGGAAACACGGGCATCCAACCGAGTTACTTCAGTATCCAAACTGTTTCTCTCTTCCTTGAGTTCGCTGATCCTGTTCTGTTTATCGCTGATTTGATCCTGAGATAAAACTGCAACACCCGCCAAAAGCGAAAGAGCAGCTACGGTAGAGATCAGGAGCAGCGGGTTCAGCCGTCGTTTCAAAAGTGGTTGAGCCATTACTAAACAAAAAATTGTATTGCCAGGGTTTTAACCGTTTATGCAGAAGAGTCCCAATTTTAAGTAAAACCTAAACCAATCACTACTTGATGAGCCACGGTGGCAAACCCGGAAAAACCTGCAAGTTCGGACATGTCTTCAAGGCTTGGGAAGAAGGTAGCAACGATGATCTGCAGAAGAAGATAGAGAACGGCGAAGTTCAGCACTTGGACGATTTTGGCGAAGGCGAATCCCTGATGAGTATGCTGAACCGGTGGAAATACTTGAAGTTCCGTTCAAGCGATCAGGGAACAGCTTACACAGGAATGTGGGTAGCCGTCGATGAACTAGACTCAAGCCTAGATTACGAAATAAACAAGATTTCCGAATCAATCCATATCTCCCCTCAGAGCCAGATGCACGCCCAGTTCATGGAGAGAAAACAACAGGCGGAAAACAATATTAAGCAGACGATGCAGAGCTACCAACAACTGGAGAAACAGAAGCACATGCTTCAACACGATATCAGAAAACTGAGGTCTCGAGTAGAAGCCATCAATTCACATGACGAAGTACTTTTGAAAGGAGACTTCATCGAACTGGTCGATGGAGCAGGACAAAGTCCGCGGCAGGGCGGTGATCAGATGAGTTTGAAAGCTTACAGAGACCAGAACATCTATCCCTCCATAGTAGCAGACTTCAACGAGATGGAAGGCGTTGAGGACCTAGAAACTGCAGAGCAGCGAGCCAAAAGATACGATGACAAGGACGAAGACGATCTAGAGGATGGTCCCCTGGCGGACATACCTACAAACGAGAAAGCCGTGCTGAAGAAGAAATGGAAGATGTACGAAAAATGGAAAGACCTCTACGGCTCCGAAGTCGAAAGAAAATTGAACGATCTGAAAGGACAGATGAAGAACATTCAGCGATCCATCGAAGAAACAGAGGAATGGTTGGAGCCCTATGTACGGGACGCCGCGATGATAAACAGGATGGGCGACGACCAAGCCCAATTAACCTCAAATCTGAATATCCGCGGCAATTCCACAATGTTCCGAACCATAGACTGGATCGTCCACAAAGGAATGCGGCTGCACGAAGGAGAAATGATGATAGCAGACGAACTAGACGAAGAACCAACGCACTACCGCGTAATGATGATTAAAACCATCCACGCCAACATCGCAGGATTCTCACAGCCACAAACACCTGCAGAAGGACCATCAGCCGGAATAGTAATGTGGTACCCCTTCTTCACATGCAAACACGTCTTCGACAACTTCGTACAACCTAAGATCGATAAGCATGAAAAACTGGTTGAAGACATGATGGACGACTACACCGGCAAATTCGAAACTAAAGAAGGCGATAAACTGAAGGAAGCCAGAAACGACGAAGAAATGTCAGTCCGAGAACTGAGAGAAAAAGTAGGAGAAAAACTCGACGACGATGAAAAAGCACCAATACAGCTCTCATCAGACATCAGAAGAGTGGAAGACGGACTAGAAACAGCCACAGAAGCAATAAACGACAAATACCTCAAAAAAATCGATGAGATACTAGATATAGAACTCCATCCAGACAATCAAGACAGCGACAACGATGATGACATGTACGAAGGCTTCTCCAAAACCCTAAGAGAATTCACAGGCCAAACCGACGAATTCAAAATACCTTCCGGCTGTAAACCTCTCGACGACTTCACCACAGAACTACGGTACAACTACTACTGGGGATTGAAACTAGACTTCGGAATGTACACAATGAAATAGGCGATAAAATGGCAAACTTCATACTAGAACGGATGAAAGAGAAATTCGGCGGAGACGACGAAGAAGACAAAGAGAAAGGCTTCCCCGACATGAACTACCTGATCGGCAACTCTTCTGCGATGGATGTGGGAGAAGTACCGACACCCATGGACCAGAGAATCGGCTACGCAGCACAAGTAGGCGGCAGCGTCATGGAACTCCAAATCACCAACCCCGCCACATTCACACTAGAAAGAGACTCCATGATCTCCACAATCCACCAACTAGGACTCGACATAACAACACACCCAGACATGAACGCAGGATTCTGCACAGCAGAAAAAAGCGCCCGAGGAGAAGAATACGGATACGACACAACCGAACAATACTTCACAAACTACCTCCAAGAACTAGCACAATTCAAAAAACACGTCGAAAAAATGGGCAAAGACGACGAACCACTCTTCAACATCGGTCGAATGAACCCACACATCTCCACCTCACCTATGCCAGCACTCGAAGAAAGAATGGCCAACGACGTAGGACTAGACCCATTCGGATACGAAATAAACAAATACGACGAAGACAGCATCAAAAAAAGAAACTACAGAGGAGAAAACATCTACAAAAACCCTGAATTCCTCAGAAAATTATACCACACGCTTTTTTTAGAAATATCTAACTATCCTTTCCAACAATATCAAAGCTTCTCTACATATTCAGATACATTCGATATCAAGTGGAGAAAATCTCAACATGAGGCAGCAAAGCAACTTTTCCATGATGAAGCAGACGATATCTCTGACAAGTTGGGAACTATATTAACAGGAAGAAGACAGGATCAAGGAGTTGGAAGGAAGTGGCTAGAAATACTTGACCAAGAGATAGAGCTAGAAGTTGCATTTCCTATACTCGCTCCAGATATAGAAAGAGACGATCAAGGAAATCCAACAACTTATAATGGAGTTATTCAGGAAGAAATTACCAGTTTGAAGCAACTACTCACTCAAAGATATGCGAGAGCGGAAGAAAGTCCCCCACCATTACAGAGAATGGACAATGTACTTTATCAAATAGAAAGTCTATCGATAGATGATTTAGCGCCTTTTAATCAAATTCCAGAGGAATATAGAGAAAGGTTCAGACAAGATGTAGCCTCTAAGGTAGATATCAAGCAAGTCCGAGACTCAACATTAAATGCTATAGGAACCGCCTTCGATAAGCTATGGGATGGAAAGAGTCCGGATCCCGAAGATCAATACATGTCTCAAGATGCAAAATGGAGCGGTCTACAGAGCCATTTAGAAATCCAACAAATCAGATTATTAGAGAATGCTTACAAAATTGGAAAAAATGAATACAATATTGAAGAAGAGGCTGCTACGGTCTTTGCGGGAAAAGACTTAAGCAAATTCGATGCAAGCGACCGGGAAGACATGGATGAGGAAGATATGCACGAGGATCTCCTCGAGCGTATTTTACAGGGCCAACAGTTTCAGCGTGAGATGTGGAAGGAGTCGATTATTTTTTATTTGATTATTCCGGCTTGGATGTCTTCTTCAGATGAGGTTGAGAATGATGATCATGAGGGTTGGGATGCTCCTCGATTTATTTGGGAGAGTATTGTGGAGGAAAGATGGGGTGATAGGGATGATGTCAATTTAGATTTAGAAAATCCTCGTAACGGTGTTTATGAGGATAAAGACGATGATGATAAGGAGGATGTGTACCATTACTTGGATTTATTAGAGGATAATCCTGAGTTCCAGCGTGATGTGGCTGCGGCTGTTGGTGCTTGTTATTGTTGGGCTCATTTTACTCAGAGGAAGGCTAAGTTTGATTTGAAGGGTCGTGACTTTGGTTTGAGTGATGATGAGGTTGAGGAAGTTCAGAATGAGGGTTGGACTTGGGTTGAGTGGATGAATCGTTTTGGTATTGGTGTGAATTTGGAGACTATGGCTGGTAGTCCTCAGATGCGGTTTAAGGTGTGGCGTCCGAAGGATATTGCTGTTGCTGCTCATGCGATTAATTTGACTACTAGAAGGATGTTTGAGGAGAATGGTGAGTTGGGCGGTTTGGAGGAGTTGAATGATGAGATTGATGGGCGTCCTGCTAAGTTTACGATTGATATGGAGCATGTTGCTTCTCTGGGTGCTCCGCCTTTGGATGAGATGGAGAGATTTTTCGAGATGGAGGAGTACCTGGCTGATTCTGACTGGGCGCTGGATATTGACTCTGAGAAACCTGTAGCAAATATTCTGCGGCAGATGCACTTGATGGATCCAGGTGTTGAAGGTCAGAGAGGTACGCACCACGGAGCTTTTGAAAGAGGCAATGAACTACTGTATAAATGGCTTTACAGGTTTGTGGACAACGGTTTTACCCGGAATGAGAACGAGCCGTCCACGATACTGTTTGAGCTAGCGGAGCATAAAGCAGAGTCCAGCTACATGATGCGGCTTACAATGAACCTAATTGAAATAGGTGTAACACCTGAAGAACTGGACCCAAGCAATGTAACACCAGGAGAAGAACCAGAAGACGAGAGAGAAGCTATGATCGCCCGATTCTTCGGAATGGAGCAAGCCAACTACAGCCGCGAATGGGCAAAAATCGAGGAACACGCCTTCGACCCACTGAAAGGACTGTTAGAAGCCGAAGAATTCGATTACACTTTCTCAAGTAAGGCAGCTGTTGACCAAGGACAGAACAGACCTCAAGAATGGCAAGGCGAAGAATATCAGTAGTCAGAACTTGGATTTTATGTATTTGAGAGCTTTCTTGCCTATTTTTTCAATCCTGTCTTCGCCGTTGTATCTTGGAGTAAATAGTCCATTTCTTGTCATCCTGGCTGCTTCTCCTAGCCGCATCTCCGGTTCGTCTCCATAGCCTAGAACGAGATAATTATTGTCATCTAGTTTTTGTGCTATTTGTTCAACTCCATCTACATGGTATTCATTTGTAGCGTAAACTCTCTTAGCATTTGGATCATCCTCCAACATCTTGTGCATCTCCTGAGCGGTTGTTTCTGGATCTACGAAGTTAACTATATCTTTATGCAGTACTTCAGATTCTTCTATCAAGTCTTCATGATATTCATGTGCGTAAATTTGAGGGTTGTGACCTGCAGAGTACATCAGGAAAGCTGTCTGTTCCGCCAGCTCTAATCTCTCACTGTTCTCGGCTTCACTCTTCCCTGCATGGAACATTAACTGATCAGCATCTTCAAAATCATCGAAAAAGTAACTGGCTGTATCTAGAGCATCTTGCCGCGACATTTCTTCAGAATAAGGCTGAATACTTCTACCCAACTCCTCC from Candidatus Nanohalobium constans includes these protein-coding regions:
- a CDS encoding COG1470 family protein, giving the protein MITIRSPLKKTLLLLTLTTLTISLGTALQWDQPDENAHINDEFELTVTGNDGLDDVELYYDEGDGWESADSMSESSTKGTYTKTGVDSDIGSYEGLELKANTSGEDSTDDRTVTLDVGEPQVEYNGDGEFVQKDPTVTFEVSDEYSEVTGAEISVDSNDGDVSVDGDDEKDPNCDVDDTCDVEFDIDTEDLEEGDEIEVTVTADDEAGNIEKQDETFTLDSEWDGDSSASVEWVESESSVLTGFEDEDQDLDISFQPDTVSDTTVICEVDGDEVDNANIDASDEDETASCEFDSDDYAGSSFELTVEAEDEAGNSETLVDEKRMVWDTDAPSVDRLEQPQGVSTFNSGFDLSVLVNDDASGIESLEYYFDAGTELGEGSQVDLEDSESTVIDHDFKVEPGDLSRGSHTVYVRAEDGTGLTDVSSFDFEYYPNRNPEINLGAPDRFEVTSGESKTFDLSIENGAPFFLNSVEVTSSSAAWDGTRTVTGLEEGDSVKRSITVDASSLDVGVYDLKIQTANYDASKTVEVVVRATEDQKQSIESSLQDWKSKRDVLNENISKIGNLEASDEDISQFTETVSKAEKAAEKGNYYEVKSHLSSIDSSFEQASQTFSEKKDTFQKKQRNQMYLIGFFLLVLIGGGGVAAYLYSGEEDVSELIPEDWDVELPEEMPEIGVREKVEELVGEAEEEVEEETGYSFK
- a CDS encoding transcriptional regulator codes for the protein MKFESEVVTEELLPAVRSVVASRLQDEYGLNQYEIADQLEVTQPAVSQYLNQKRANQRIVEDLKEDPQTGILLNDIADKVAKDESYVEELRNIITTVRDKGIMKEEFGEAERII
- a CDS encoding MFS transporter, which produces MELDKIPDIAKYLSAVFLFAWIGRSTVWNFLPVFFENNVESVFLVGILTSIGSAIPILLDIPVGNLVQRAGEKIVILIGLLTAIFPPIFYYTAFTPLLFAGKLVEGAAKSLIWNGSWSLTLKSSSEENSSESISVFLLGINMAIVIGPVIGGFLIQGYGFGIPMALWVLSSSLAVLVYYFYIGAETEKGLKSSTEDLLHRNTYLNDFHHLKENWVNLRQELSLIFLYSIIFSFYWLAVPLLLDQMNADFTTMGLIFGFAALSKIFQFIFGDIADKIGKHRTVRLLTVLLIPTLFAMSLVESLVLTGALFFLARVFTSGMSPAIHGIFDEEVPNEIEGEMTGFNELAKHIGQTIGPFFAGTVASIWSLNGSFIAASGVAGLILLASLIDF
- a CDS encoding metallophosphoesterase, yielding MKFQGFKTVEGKPAIFHEEMDLLVIADLHLGLEGSMTSKGSYVPKFQLDDIKEEIQELQDETQASRILVNGDLKNQYSTSYTEKQELDEFLEFLQETFEEVILIKGNHDTILDNTAEKHGLELKDYFVENDILFTHGHMKLGNFDEEYDTVVMGHEHPALALTDDVGVKEKVSCVLYGELEEDLSLIVLPAYSKISNGSEVNNMPRSEFLCPVLREYGVDGLKATAVSREAGNFEFPEISKIN
- a CDS encoding DUF58 domain-containing protein, producing MIEIDFLDELDRFQRALDKNSVEVNQGEQKSDFSGQGMIFKDHKKYVPGDDIRKIDWKAYARTKELFVKRFQEEKNVTLHIVVDRSSSMDYGSVNKYEYAAKIGLGLAYMANKTNDRFRYSVFSETLTDLTAARRNANLGQLVDTMNSLRKTPESQVGECLTQYSSRIKNKSIVVILSDFLVDIEKIEDALQSLAGSEVVLVQTLSGEEMDPDMKGDKILEDPESSSTLRTYLTGKVKSKYQSKLQNHIGEIQEKAAENKADFVQVNTEDEFFESFFNVWQRLNR
- a CDS encoding AAA family ATPase, which gives rise to MKVSSMDESGKYDKANERLAQVKEEVGKVMVGQEDVIEQVLISILCDGNILLESNPGMGKTKMISTISKVLGLEFSRIQNTPDLMPSDITGTHIVDESADTTDFVFQKGPIFANMILADEINRATPKTQSALLEAMQEKQVTVGNNSYSLDDPFFLMATQNPIEQEGTYPLPEAQRDRFMMKVELDYPSLEEENKIVDRFTSELDFEPELENVISRSSLIRLQEFTRKVPIANDLREKAVNIASATREKEELDYGASPRASMNIVLASKARALIEGRNHVSEKDIKEVAKPVLRHRIGLSFQAEKQGMNEDKIIDQIIEQQ